The genomic region CTGGCCGGATTTTTTCGGACCATCAGATCGATTTCCTCCCTTGTAATACCTTCCTTCAACAACCCTTCTATAAAGGCCCGTAACCCATCGGGATGAATAGGATTCATGGCCTGGCCTAAATCAGAAGATAGGATGTAATATTGAGCCCCAACGGTTTTGATTGCCCTGGCTATGTCAGATAAAGGAACATGGCTCCAATTTCGCATCCAGGCCTGATGGGCTTGAGGACCCATGAGGGTTCCAATAAAAGCATGCTCCATGTAGCCGCCCATCCGGGCTACTTCCTTCATGTCTTCCAGGGAAAGTCGAACCGGATCTTGCATGGCATGGGTAACCAGAATTTTCTTAACCCCCATCTCCCTGGCCACCGGAATGAGGGTTAAAATTTCTTTGGCCGAACTATGCCCCATTTCCAGTATCAGATTGTTTTCAGCAATAATTTTAAAGACTTCCAGAAGTTCAGGAACCGGTTTTCCGTTCTCGTCCAATAGATTAACCCCCTTTCGGTTTTCCTTAAAGAACTGAATATGGTTGACAGCATCCAGGGTCGGAAGCCACACTACCTTACCCCGCTGACCGGTAAAATTAACCATTCGCCGAACGGCTTCCGGGTTTATCCCACCTACGGCCTTATTCAAAACTATCCCGCCGAAAACCTCTATACCCGGAACAATTTTTTGAGCGATATAGGCCCGATCTGCCGTCATGGTCAGATGATTCTTTAGTACAATGGCCCGCATTTTGTACTCCCTTGCCTTTGCTGCGATTTCAATATCGTCAATACTTCTGGCCGATTCATCAGGAGCAGAGTGTACATGGAAATCGATGGCTCCCTCCAAAGGATTGCCCTGAAGACTCGGTGGAAAAACCCCTTGAGCAGAACTTAACCGGCTAACCAGGCTTAATAGAAGTATGCCCCCTATGCATCCAAAAAATAAACGTTTTGTCATGGCATTGTATCTGAAAGTGTTTCCCACAATGATGCAAAGGATTTCATAGTCTAAAATCCAGGGGTTCCTTTTCGTTACCTTAGAATAAAATTTGCATCTTTGTGAGAAAAATCAGGTTTGATTCAAATTGGTAGACGTTAATTTGAAAAATTCTCCCTTGCAAAATGGGAAAACTCCTATCAACAGTTAACGCAACTTTATCCTTCAGTCAAATAAAATCCTTGACTACTTAAGAGGATGGTATAAACTCGTCCTTCAGGAGGTAAATTATCTATGCCAGTGCCAAGGAAACTCGGGGAAATCTTAGTCGAAGAGGGACTTATCACCGCAGATCATTTAAATCAGGCCCTTGAAAGACAAAAAGAAACCGGGCGGCAACTCGGTGCCATTTTAATAGAAATGGGCTTTTTAAAGAAAGAAGAATTATTAACCTGTTTAAAGGAAAGGTTTGGGATCTCCTCTGCAAATCTTGATTCGGTATCCTTTATTGAACCGAACCTTCTTAAATTAATTCCCCGGGATACCGCTGAAAAATATGTAGCGATCCCTTTGGAACTCAAGAATCGAAAGTTAGTGGTAGCCATGGCAGATCCTTTAAATATGGCAGATATAGATGACATTCAATTCAGAACCGGTTACAGTACTATACCGGTTTTTGCTTTTGAGTCCGATCTAAGAAAGGCGATAAATAAATTTTACAGTCAAAGTGAAAAGCAGACCCCAGAAGTCGGTAAATTGTCAGGAGGAACCGTATCGGACTTAGAAAGCAAGGAGATCTATGGAGAAACCGATGAAATTGAAGGAACTTCTTCTACTGAAGAAGAAATAGAAGTGATCTCTTTGATGGAGCTGGATTCTCCTATCAATAAATTTTTACATGGTATCTTTAGCACGGCGGTTCAAAATCATGTTGATGAAATTCACATGGAGTTTTACCCGGATGGAGGTCGTGTACGGTACCGAATGGATAATGTCTTGTATGAAGTGCTGGGATCCAGCCGGCCTGCGAAAAGTGCTTTGTTAAATCGATTAAAGCGATTGCTGGGATTAGAAGCCCTGGTGAAGTCCGATTTCCAGAAAAAATATGTCAAGCTTAAACTCGGAGATCATTTTCCTCTACTAGATCTTTCTGTGTTTTCTTGCCCTTTGGACGGGGGAGAGAAGATTTTGTTCAAATTAAAGAATAGATCCTCTCCTCTAAATTTAGACCGATTGGGTCTGGAAGCCTCTACGGTCAAGAATTTACAAGAAATCCTTAGAAAACCTACGGGATGTACGCTGGTTACCGGACCGATTCGAAGTGGAAAAATGACTACCCTCTATACCTTACTCTGCCTGGCAACACCTCCAGAACTTAACAAGATGACCTTAGAAGATGCCACAGCCTATTCTCTAAAAGGGGTTAACCAGATTATGGTATCCCCGGAAGAGGGATTTACTTACCTTACAGGCCTTCAATTTATCAAGGCTCATCTGCCGGATTTGATCATGATCGATACCTTAAGGGATCCGGAGTTGGCAGATAAAGCCTTTGATCTGGCGGCAGAAACCCGTTTGATGAGTTCTTTGGGAGCTCTGGATACCACCCAGGCCATCATGAGACTTCTTACCTACCTGCCGGCTGCTAAGCTGGCTAATAACCTTAATTGTGTGATTGCTCAAAGGTTGGTTCGTAAGATTTGTGGAAATTGTAAGGAGCCTATCATTTTGTCTGAGTCGAATATGGAGAGGCTCGGCTTTACCCCCCAGGATACCTGCTATACCGGAAAAGGATGTGCCAGTTGCGGTTATACCGGATATCAAGGAGTTACCGGAATTTTTGAAGTCTTATGGTGCTCGGATAACATCCGAAGGCTGATAATCAACGAATGCAGCGCAGAGGAGTTGAAAACGGCAGCCATACAAGAGGGAATGTCTACCTTACGAAAGAGTGGCTTGGAAAAAGTTAAACAGGGTATCACCACGCTGAACGAAGTGATACGATCCACACTTCGCTCCGCCGTGTAAAGGGATTTATGAACGAAAAAACCATCAAGATTTTATTGGAAGAAGCTGCCCTTACTCCGGAACAACTGGCTCAGGTACGAGAAGAGCAGAGAAGATCTGGAACGAGTCTTCAGATTACTCTGGATAAAATCGGGCTCGGAGAGGAAAAGATCGTAAAAATTTTAAGTGAGAAATTCCGTATTCCCATGGTGGATTGGTCCAACGTACAAATAAATCCCGAAGTTTTAAGTATCGTACCGGAAGAAAAAGCAAGGAAATATTTGGTATTTCCCCTGTCTGTGGAGCGCATGGAACGACGACAAGGCCGGATCACCCTGGCCATGGTGGATCCCCTGGATCTCGCCACACTTACCGAAATCAGCTTCATGACTGGCTGTAATATCAAACCCCTGATCGCCTCAGAATCTTCTATTCTGAATGCCATCAAGAAATACTATGGGATGGTAAGTGAAAAGATCGAAAGTCCGGAAGAAAAGGAATCCGGCGGACCTATGGGGATAGGTTTGAAGCCCTCCGTCCTGGGAGAAGAAAAAGCCTCTCCCATTAAAGGGATTGAAGAATTACGTACCCTGGCCAAAGATCTTGCAGGATCTATAGAATCCCTGGAGGAGAAAGAAGAAGTCATTCCGGCAGGACCAGAAAACCAGGCGGATAAGTGGCTTGTTCAGATTTTAACCCAGGCCTTTAAAAAGGGGGTCAGCGAAGTCCATCTGGATCCCCACGAACGGGGCTTGACGGCTCGCTATCGTATAGACGGTATTTTATATAACTTCGGAGAATCTCCCCCAGGACTGAAAAAAGCCGTTATTTCCGCTTTGAAACAACGGGGTCAAATCACGGTACCTACCGATAAAGTACCTTATCAAGGGGATCTTATCCTTAAACTGGACTCAAAGGAAAAAGTGGAATTTCTCGTTTCTATGTGCCCCACTTTTTATGGAGAAAAAATTACCTTAAAAACAAAAAAGAAGGCCACAGATTTGCTGGATGTGACCAGATTGGGGTTTGAAGAAAATACTTTAAAAATGTTTCTTAAACTCCTGGATGTTCCCGATGGTCTCATTTTAATTACCAGCCCCCTGAATGGAGGGAAAACCACGACTTTCTATGCCATCCTTCAATATCTCAATCGTCCCCATCTAAATATCGTAACGCTTGAAGATATGATCGAGTACTCTATCATGGGAATCAACCAGAGTTACCTGGAAAATCCAGAAAAGATCCGAGAAAAAGCTTTCCAATTGATGGATTATCATCCAGATGTGTTTGGGATAGGGGAAATTCTCAATAAAGAAGCGGCTCGAATCGCCTTAGATCTTTCCTCTCAAACCCTGGTCCTTGCCACCTTAACGGCCTCCGATACCGCCAGTGCCCTCCTCCAGTTCTTTTCCCTGGTAGAACCTCGTACCAACTGGGAGCGAAGTTTGGTCCTGGATTCCATTAATTGCATTGTTTCTCAGCGGCTTGTTCGACAAATCTGTCCCACCTGTAAAGAGGAACTAAAACCCCAAGGAAATACCTCTGGATTTAACAAACTCACCCTGGGCTTATCGACTTCTTCGGAAATACCTAACCCAGGAATCCCCCCAGGTCCCTCTGAAAAAGAAAGTAGTATACCTTCCTTTTATAAAGGAAAAGGATGTGCAAACTGCTATCAAACAGGTTACAAAGGCCTGACCGGTCTTTTTGAAATTATGAGAATCACCCGAGAAATTAAAGATATGGTTCTCTCAGAACCTTTAACCGGTAACCTGAGAAAAATTCTACGGGACCTGAAAATGACTACCCTGGAAAAAAGTGGGATGCAAAAGATAAAAAATGGAATAACCTCCTTTGAAGAGATTAAACGGGTACTGGCCTGGTAAAGGGTGAAAATACTCTGACCGGCCACAAAGACCTGAGAGGTAATAAAAGTTGAGAAAATTTTTACTCTGGTAAACCTGTGGTTCTTGAGGTTAGTATAAAGTATTAAACCCAAATATTCCATTTTCTTTTGTTGATGTTTGCTTTATGAACGACCCCTCTAATAAGTTCTCTAATCTCATTCATCCTCTTTCATTGGGATCGCCTTCTGCTAAAGCGAAGGAAGAGATCGAAGACCTTAAAAGCTATCTAGAAGTCTCGAGGGATTTTCAAAATGACAAGGAAGTTGATCTGATAAAGGAAATTCTCCTTCTCCTGGAAAAGGCCATTAAAGTCTGTCAGATTTATCATTCCGGTCATCCCACCTATCAGAAGTTTATCGAACTGCTTGGAAAACGCTTCGAAGTCTGTCAGACCCACATTGACCCCATCGTCCTTCGTATAGAGCAATTTGAGATTATTTTCGAAGATGAGGTGGTTTATAAAAATTCCGATAAAAACGTGAGTGTGGCCTTCAAGCTCTTCAAAGATGGCATCACCTTCCTGTCCTTTTACAAAGGACTTACCCAACAGGAAATCGTAGAGTTTGTCGGCGCTTTAGCCTTAGCTTCCAGGGATGAAAATAAAAGTGAGGATCTTCTGACCCTCTTCTGGGAGAAGGATTTCGAACATATTGCCTATCAAGTTATAGATCATTTTATTGAAACGGAATTGGCCGATAATGAGGAATATAAGGCTTTCATTGAAAAACTTAATTCAGAGTCAGGAGTTGACTTGAAGACCATCCCTCCAGAAGACCTGAGATCCGATGAGCCGACCGAAATAGCTCTGGAGTTCGGTTTTTCCCCGGAGATATTCCTTCAACCCCTCCCGGATTCCTCGGATTGGAAGAAAGAAGAACTGATTCCTCTTACTCAATCGGATTTAGAAGAGATAAAGAAAATTAAAGAGCAGATAAATACCGAAACCCCCCTCAATCTGGTTTATAAGATGACGGCCATTCTTTTTGAGGTTCTCCACTTGAGGAAAGGCCTATCCGAGTATAAAGAAATTCTAAATGTTTTAGAAAAAATCGTCGAACCGCTGGTCGCTCACGGTAATTTTTTCTCAGCCAGTGAAATCCTTCAAAAACTAAGAAGAGAAATCATCCCCTTGGCAACCCAGCTCTCTCCGGAGCATTTAAAACTCGTCCAGGATGTTATAGATCGTATAGGGAACCTGCAAGGGATAAACCGGGTTGAGATGGGGTTGAAGTCCCTTCACCCGGATCGATTAGGATGGGTCCTGGATTTTCTAACCCTTCTCAGCCCCCAGGCGATTCCTTATCTGGCCGGTTTATTAAAGAAAGTTCGCGACTCCCGGGTTCAAAAAGTTCTTTACGAGGCTATCCTGGCCTTAGGACGGGAGAATATTTCCATGCTGTTGACCGCTCTGGAGACCGGAGCCCTTCCCATGACTTCAGAAATCGTCTCCCTGATTTTAGAGCAACAAAAAACAACAGAAGAACATAGAGAAGAATGGGTACGCCTGACCCATCTTGCCCTTCATAAAGATCCTAAAGTTCGAGAAAGCCTGGCAGATGTTTTAGGTAAATTGCCTCACCCCATGTCGGGTTCTTTATTGCTAAAGCTTCTTCAAGACCCTGATCCGGGAGTTCGAAGCCGGGCTTTAACCAGCCTATCCCATTTCCATGATGACAAAATAGCCGCAGGACTCTTAAAAATCATCATTCGGAAGGATTTCAATACGAAACCTTTTGCGGAAAAAAAAGAATTTTTCAAGGCCTTAGGAAATCAGAAATCGATTAGAACGATTCCTATCTTACGCAAAATTCTTCAAAGGGAAGAGAGGTGGTTCAACCTGGGGAAATATGATGAAGTAAGGCTAGGCGCCACTCTGGCCCTGGGTATATTAGGGGCGCAAGAAGGACCCCTGGCCCTGGCAGCCCGGGAAGCCTTGAAGGAAGGAACACAATCTCGAAGGAAAATAGTGAGAGAAGCCTGTGAAAAAATTTTGAAAAAAATCGGCTCTTAGTAATTAACAAAGACTTATTATCGATTGTTAATTAGGAGGGGCTGATGGTTCATCGTGAATAAACCTACAACCTCGACTTTTCTGCCCGGAGAACTGGAAAAGCTTACGGAAAGGCAAATCGGTAAATTCGGAATAACTTTTATCCTCCAGCTTTATGGCTCGCTGAAAACCATCCACCTTCACGAATTTCATCATCCTGCCGTAGGAAAATCTCTGGAAAAACTCTACAGCACCTTAACTGACTTACAAAGCAAGATTGGGGATCTTGTCCTCCAACTGGTTGACGAGTACCTCTTTCTCAATGAGATTCGACTCCCCATCCATGCGGAAAGTTTTATGGCTTACGATGTTATAGCAAGCCGGATGAAAAGCTATCGAATAGGTGGAATGGTCTTTCTTAGAGGCGTAGATCTGGAAGAATTAAAGAAATTTATGTATCTTTTCCTCCAGATAGATTCGCAATCCCAAGAACCTTTTAAACAACTTACCGCATCCCTGCGTAACCATGCCATCACCGGTATCCGGCTTCTTCGACCGGAGGAGATCGCTAAAAACGTAAAATCCACTGCTGTAGATATTCGGGAGAAAGCTAAAATGGCCTACTTTCGAACTATTTTCGTTGCAAAGCAAACCGCTCAGGATGTTCTGGAAAAAGAGACCCTGAATGTAAGACGCGTGAAACGTGCCGTTCAGCCCATTGTAGATCTTGTGCTACAGGATGAGTTTGCTTTACTGGGGTTGATGACGATTCAGAACTATGATGCCTATACTTCTAATCATTCGGTTAATGTTTCCGTTTATTCCATTATCTTAGGACAGAGGTTGGGGCTTTCCAAAAAACAATTGGGAGATTTAGGGGTTACGGCCCTCTTTCATGACATCGGGAAAACCGAAATACCCCGTAAAGTTCTCAATAAACCTTCTAAACTAACCGACGAGGAGTGGCGTGTATTACAGGAACACCCGATTACGGCGGCTATTGCCCTGGTAAAATTGAAGGAAGTCAGTGAGTTAATCGTGAAGGCTATGATTGTAGGTTTTGAACATCATTTAAACTATGATCTCTCGGGATATCCCAAACTTACCCGACAAAGGAAACAACATCCCTTTAGCCGAATTGTAAGTATTGCTGATTGCTTTGATGCTATGACCAGTGCCCGCGTTTATAGTAAGCCTATTTCTCCGGATAATGCCCTGGCGCTCATGCTAAAAAAAAGCGGGAAAACCCATGATCCGGTCCTTTTAAAACTCTTTATCAATACCATAGGGGTTTATCCGGTAGGAACTTTGGTTCAACTTAATACCGGAGAACTCGGAATCGTTCTTCGCACCAATCCCAGGGAAATTCTACGCCCGCAAATCAAGCTGATCCTGGATAGTCAGGGCCGTAAGTTGGATGGCGAAGTGATTAATCTGGCTGCTCAGGGAGAAACCTTCAAAAGAGACATCGTCAAGGTCCTAAACCCTACCGAGTACGGAATCAATGTATCAGATTTGATGTAGCTTTGTTCCTCTTTGTGCTCTGCAGGCCGGGCTATGTGCCAAAACGAAACGAATTTTAAGGACCCCTTGAGGCCGGTAGAGGCCTGGTGGATTCATAGGTAACATGAAAATTTACCGTTATGCTAAAAAAAGCGAGAATAAAAATTTCCTTGGAACCTTTTGCCTTTTATCTTTTCTTTTACTGGCTTTTTTCATCGTGGGGTTGATTTCCGCAACTCCCTCCCCAGGCCAGAAATCCCAGGAGACTGATACCGAATCGGAACTCTTAACAAATGTGGAGGAAGTGTTCAAGGAAGTCAGTCAGATCCGAGGCCTGGAAATCAAGTATCCTATTCGGAAGGGGTTTAAATCCCAGGTAGAATTACGGGCATTTGTGCTAAAAAAGTTAGAAGAGGAGTACACCGATCAGGAAATAGCGGCTGAAACTAAAGCCATGGTTAAATGGGGGTTCTTCCCTAAGGATATACAACTTAAAGAATTACTGGTAAATCTACTGGCCGAGCAGGTAGCTGGCCTGTACGATCCCAAGGAGAAAATATTTTATATTTCCAACTGGATTCCCGGATTCCTTCAGAAACCCATCATGGCCCACGAATTGACCCATGCCCTCCAGGATCAGTATTTCGATTTGGATCAATTTTTGCGACGTGTTAAGGATAATGATGACGAGGTTCTGGCTCGAACGGCTCTTATTGAAGGGGAAGCCCTGGCCGTCATGATTGAATATCTCCTGAAGCCTCAAGGACTGGATTTCTCAACTTTAACGGATTTGATTCCCCGACTGAAAAACCAGATTTCCATTCTCGGAGGAGATTTAGGAGAGGGAAGTCAAATTCCTGAAATCATTAAAGAAACCCTTTTATTTCCCTATTTACAGGGAATTTCATTTGTTCAGACCTTCCGAAAATCCCACCCCTGGAAAGATTTCTCGGAAATTTATGCGGATCCCCCGGCTTCTTCAGAACAGATTCTCCATCCTGAGAAATACTTCGATGCTCGGGATCGCCCGATTCCCATTACCTTGGAGAGCATCTCAGATCTGTTACCGAAGGACTGGAAGGAAATTTACACCAACGTATTAGGGGAGTTAGGAATTTCTATTTTGATAAAAAAGTTTGCAGGGGAAGAAATGGCCAAACTGGCTGCGGGAGGTTGGGGGGGAGACCGATACAAACTTTTAGAAGATCCAAATACAGGAAACCTGCTGCTAATTCATTTCTCCACCTGGGATTCGCCAAAAGATGCCATGGAGTTTTTTCTGGCTTATCGGCAGGTGGTGGAAAATAAATATACTTCGGCACAACTCCTTCAATCCGAGAAGCGGAGGTATTATCTGTGGTCTACAGGGGAAGGGGAGGTGTATCTGGAAATAAAAGGAACGGATGTCCTGGTCATTGAGGGAGCCTCTGAAGACCTGCTGCCAGCCATCCAGAAAAGGTTGTGGGACAGCCGGAAAGGTTAATTTCCTTTCCGATCCTTCCTCTTTTACTCCCATATCCTTTCTCCCTTGAAACATTTTCTTAAACTTGAATTAATTTTCGTTAATTTTTAATTTTAATTCCTTGACAAACATTTTTACTTATGGTATAAAATTTGCTATTATCAAACATCGAGCTAGAGATTTCTTTTATCCCCTTTACTCCTAGATGAAAAAGGTGACGCATATGTCTAAAATATTAGGACTAGACGTTGGTGATACCAAGATAGGGATAGCTATCAGCGATAGGCTGGGTTTCATAGCTTATGGATTTGCTATCTTAAAAAGGAGAAATATCTATGGGGACATCCAGTATATACAGAGACTTATAAGAGAGCAGCATGTAGATGAATTGGTGGTCGGACTTCCTATTAAAATGGATGGACATAAAAGTAGACAAACGGAAAAAACCCTTATCTTTACTAAACTTTTAAGGAAACAACTCAATATTCCGGTACATACCTGGGATGAAAGATTAACCACTGTCGAGGCGATTAAAACCTTAAAATCCGGTAAGATTAGAAGAAAACAAAGGGCTCATTTAATAGACAAGGTGGCTGCAACCATTATACTTCAAAGTTATCTGGATAGAAAAAATTATCGAAATCATCCGGTAGATGTTTCTCTTTAAAAAATTACCCTGAGTGGATAGGAGAGGTTGTATCTGCCAATAGGTTTCGATGCCCTCTTGGCGGATATAACCGGTCCTACCGGAGTTCTTTTTCTTAAGTCTCTAAGGGAAAGAAAAAGTCTTGAAGAAAGGGACAAAATCAACCCGCCTGAAATCCAAAAGATCTCATCCAAAATGAGAGGTTATTAAATCTCCTTCAGGAGACAAAATCTATCTACCCCAGCAAGAATAAAAAAAGATAAATCTCTTCTTTCGATTCCCTTCCCTTATTAAATCTAACCTTTTTAATAAAATTCCTTGACAAGTCATAATTTAGTCATAAAGTCATAGTGATAAAGATGAGAACATTTGGAATGCGTCAAATGTGGAGAATTATAAAAACAACTGTCTTTTATCTTGGGAATAGGGTAAGCCATTTTACAATTGCTAAAAACTCTAATTATAGCTGATCAAATCACAGGAGAGAGGTTGTTATGAAAGTCTCGCTTTATGTTCCACCGGGTGGATACTTTGCAGAGAGGTGGTCTCAAGGCCATATGATGCCGGCTCTTGGAATTCTCTATATGGCAGCAGTTCTGGAGAAAAATGGAATCGATGTCGAAGTGGTACCCAGTCATGTTTTAAAGCTTTCCTGGAGAGATATTTATCGCCGAATTGAAACGGATAAACCGGATGTGGTAGGTATTACGACGACCACAGAAAACAGATTTTTAGGCTTTAAGCTGGCCAAAGTGGCCAAGAGGGCTTATCCAGAAACCTTTGTAGTGATGGGAGGTCCCCATTTTAATGGGACGGCCCATGATACCCTTCTCCATCTTCCCTTTGTCGACGGTGTGGTGTCCGGTGAAGGAGAGATGACGCTTCTGGAGTTGGTTAAAGCCCTGGAACAGAAAGGTGACCTGAAGGATATTCAGGGACTTTCCTTCCGAAAGGACGGCCATATCCTTCACAACCCCAAGCGGGTTCTCGTCCCCGACCTTAATGAATTACCCTTACCGGCCCGACATCTGGAACCTTGGAAGGCTTATAACTTTACCATGGACATCCCGGGTAAGGGCCCCGTACCTGCCGGGAATATGATGACCAGTCGGGGCTGTCCGTTTACCTGTACCTTCTGCGCAACCCCTACCAATTGGGGCCGGAAAGTGCGCGGGTTGACCCCTGAAAACGTGGTGAAGGAAGTCGAACATCTCATGGAACATTATGAAGCCCAGGCCATCTGGTTCTACGACGATACCTTTAATTACAATCCCAAACGCCTGGAGAAAATTTGTGATTTGATGATTGAGCGAAAATTAAATGTAAAGTGGTATTGCGAGATCCGGGTTGATGTCATGAGCAAACGACTCCTGGCAAAAATGGCAGAAGCCGGACTTTACTACGTAGGATTCGGCATTGAATCGGCTTCGGAGCGGGTTTCCAGGGATATTGTAACTAAACAGGCCACTTTACAAGAGGCCTACGACGTGATCCGATGGTCCTTAGAGTTTGGAATAATTCCCAACCCATTCTTTATCTTTAGCCATCCTACCGAAACCTGGGAAGAAGCCCAGGAAACCATCCGGGTCATCGAAGAGACCCGAGCCATGGGATGCGATGTCAGTGCTTCTATTACCCATATTTATCCCGGTACGCCCCTGGAGCAAAGAGCGAAGGCAGAAGGAAAGCTTCCCAAAGATTTCTCCTGGACCAAGAAAAATGACCGGCGGGTCATCCTTCTGACCGCAGCCCAGGGACACGCGCCTTTGTATATCGATAAGTTAACCTGGAGTCAAATCTGCGAACTCATCTTTCGATTCTCCAATGTCCACAGAAAAATATCCCTGTATCGGAAGATTCCCATCGTATTGAAAAGTATACGCTCTTGGGGAGATGTGTATCGTTACTCGGTAATGGCCTTTGTCTTCGCCAGGCTAAAACTTCGAAGGTTGTTCGATCGAAACAAGCAACAATCCCCGCCTCCTCTTAAAATGGAGAGCGCTATGCCGAGCTCACAGGGCTGACCCTGATCGGTTCGTTGTCTGTTGCCCATCGTCCATGGCAAATGAAACAGACAACAGACAACGAACCCCAAACCCCACGTGGATAAGCCTCAAACCAAATTTCAATCCTCTCTCACGGATATCCGAAAATCCGCAATCCAGAAATACCGGAATACCGTGGTCGGGAAAGAAGATGTTTTTTCTCTGATCCGATATGAATTGATCACCTCCCTCCTCGGTGGCTTGCCGGGAGCCGTGGGTTTTCTCCTCCGCCAGATTTTTTATCGCTCTCTGTTTGCCCAGGTAGGTCACGGGGTGGTGTTTGGTCGCTATCTAACCTTGCGACATCCCCACAAAATAAAAATCGGTCATAATGTTATCATCGATGACTACTGCCTGCTAGATGCCAAGGGGTGCAAAGAGGGGGATTTTATTCTGGGAAACAACGTATTGATCAGCCGAAATTGCATTTTAAGCTGTAAGGAAGGCTTTCTGAGGGTTGGAGATAACACCAATTTTGGAGCTAACTGTAGCCTCTACTCTGTGAGTCGTATCGATATTGGATCGGATGTATTATTCGCGGCGAATTGTTATATAGGAGGTTCCATGTATTATTTCCATCGAACTGATATGCCACCCATTCAGCAAGGTTCTTACTCAAAAGGTGGCGTAGTTATTGGCGATGGGTGCTGGCTGGGAGCCGATGTCAAAGTCCTAGATGGCGTTAAAATAGGACCCGGTACCATTGTGGGTGCCGGAGCAGTGGTTCTGGAGGACGTAGAATCTTTTTCCATTGTAGCCGGTGTCCCTGCAAAACTTATCCGAAAACGAATCTAAGAATAGTCCGGTAAGCAGGGAACCCAAGGACTCTTTCCTGACCGATAAATCCGGTCATTAAACCTGTCGGAAAATTTAACTTTTTCCGTTCTTCCAATATAAGATATTTTGTAAGAAATTAGTCTAAAGAGGGTCTCTTCTAACCCATGGATCGATTCGTTAAAGCTGTTGAAGAATTTAACACCGGGCATTACTTCGAGTGCCATGATACGTTGGAAGAAATATGGATGGAAGCCATCCAGGATCGGTTTTTCTACCAGGGACTTATCCATCTGGCCGTGGGTTTTTATCATCTGCTCAATGAAAATTATGCCGGGGCCGAAAGTCAACTGTCCAAAGGACTCCTCAAGCTGGAGGGTTTTAGACCGGTCTATCAGGGTATTGAGCTCTCTCAGCTCTTGAATAAGGTCCAAATCTGCCTGTCCCAGGTTCAAGCTCTCAAAGCAAAAACCCTGGACCGGTTTGATCTCTCCTTGATTCCTAAGATCGAGTGGGTTTGAAATCTGAAGGTCAGGTATGGGTCAATCCAATTGGATAATGGGAATCGATGTGGGGGGAACTTTCACCGATTTAATG from Candidatus Limnocylindrales bacterium harbors:
- a CDS encoding DUF6282 family protein, whose product is MTKRLFFGCIGGILLLSLVSRLSSAQGVFPPSLQGNPLEGAIDFHVHSAPDESARSIDDIEIAAKAREYKMRAIVLKNHLTMTADRAYIAQKIVPGIEVFGGIVLNKAVGGINPEAVRRMVNFTGQRGKVVWLPTLDAVNHIQFFKENRKGVNLLDENGKPVPELLEVFKIIAENNLILEMGHSSAKEILTLIPVAREMGVKKILVTHAMQDPVRLSLEDMKEVARMGGYMEHAFIGTLMGPQAHQAWMRNWSHVPLSDIARAIKTVGAQYYILSSDLGQAMNPIHPDGLRAFIEGLLKEGITREEIDLMVRKNPARLLGLE
- a CDS encoding ATPase, T2SS/T4P/T4SS family — encoded protein: MPVPRKLGEILVEEGLITADHLNQALERQKETGRQLGAILIEMGFLKKEELLTCLKERFGISSANLDSVSFIEPNLLKLIPRDTAEKYVAIPLELKNRKLVVAMADPLNMADIDDIQFRTGYSTIPVFAFESDLRKAINKFYSQSEKQTPEVGKLSGGTVSDLESKEIYGETDEIEGTSSTEEEIEVISLMELDSPINKFLHGIFSTAVQNHVDEIHMEFYPDGGRVRYRMDNVLYEVLGSSRPAKSALLNRLKRLLGLEALVKSDFQKKYVKLKLGDHFPLLDLSVFSCPLDGGEKILFKLKNRSSPLNLDRLGLEASTVKNLQEILRKPTGCTLVTGPIRSGKMTTLYTLLCLATPPELNKMTLEDATAYSLKGVNQIMVSPEEGFTYLTGLQFIKAHLPDLIMIDTLRDPELADKAFDLAAETRLMSSLGALDTTQAIMRLLTYLPAAKLANNLNCVIAQRLVRKICGNCKEPIILSESNMERLGFTPQDTCYTGKGCASCGYTGYQGVTGIFEVLWCSDNIRRLIINECSAEELKTAAIQEGMSTLRKSGLEKVKQGITTLNEVIRSTLRSAV
- a CDS encoding ATPase, T2SS/T4P/T4SS family, with the protein product MNEKTIKILLEEAALTPEQLAQVREEQRRSGTSLQITLDKIGLGEEKIVKILSEKFRIPMVDWSNVQINPEVLSIVPEEKARKYLVFPLSVERMERRQGRITLAMVDPLDLATLTEISFMTGCNIKPLIASESSILNAIKKYYGMVSEKIESPEEKESGGPMGIGLKPSVLGEEKASPIKGIEELRTLAKDLAGSIESLEEKEEVIPAGPENQADKWLVQILTQAFKKGVSEVHLDPHERGLTARYRIDGILYNFGESPPGLKKAVISALKQRGQITVPTDKVPYQGDLILKLDSKEKVEFLVSMCPTFYGEKITLKTKKKATDLLDVTRLGFEENTLKMFLKLLDVPDGLILITSPLNGGKTTTFYAILQYLNRPHLNIVTLEDMIEYSIMGINQSYLENPEKIREKAFQLMDYHPDVFGIGEILNKEAARIALDLSSQTLVLATLTASDTASALLQFFSLVEPRTNWERSLVLDSINCIVSQRLVRQICPTCKEELKPQGNTSGFNKLTLGLSTSSEIPNPGIPPGPSEKESSIPSFYKGKGCANCYQTGYKGLTGLFEIMRITREIKDMVLSEPLTGNLRKILRDLKMTTLEKSGMQKIKNGITSFEEIKRVLAW